The genomic region CCGGCGGGGGCGGGACGGGGACCGGCCTCGGCGCCGAGTCGTCGCCGAGCAGCGACAAGAGCGGGGGCGGCACCTCGGACGACGACAAGCTCCAGTCGCTCGACGGCGGGATGCGGCACCACAAGGCGAAGCGGGCGCGCAGGACGTCGGAGGAGTCGGGCACCGGCAGCAGCGACAGCTCGGCGACCGGGACCGGCAGCGGCGCGAGCGGCGGCACCGGCAGCGCGCGCGATCCCGACAACGACGGCGACGTGCACGACAGCGACTCGACGCAGGGGCGCTGAGCCGCCGCGCTTCGCCGCGGGCCGCTAGGCCTTCCCGGCGTTGAGCCGCTTCACGCCCTCGACGAAGTTCTTGAGGGTCGGGGAGAGCACGCCGCGCGGGATCATCGCCTCCACGAGCTGGAAGCGGCCGCGGGTGGCGGCGGCCCGCGCCAGCGCCTGCGCGAGCTCGGCCCGGGTGCGCACCCGGACGCCGTCGCCGCCCAGGCCGGCGGCCATCTCGGCGAACTTCCAGTCGTCGAGGTCGTTGAACCGCGACTGCGGCTGGAAGGTGCGGAGCATCTCCCAGCTCTGGTTGTTGAAGACGAGGACGATGGGGTCGAAGCCGAGCCGGCGGCAGTTGCCGAGCTCCCAGCCGGTCATCTGGAAGGCGCCGTCGCCCACCAGCACCAGCGGGCGCCGGCCGGTGGCGGCCTGCAGCCCGAGGCCGGCCGGCACGCCGAAGCCCATGGTGGCGTAGTAGCCGGGCGCCACGAGCTCGGTCTGGTCCACGTCCATGGCGGTGAAGAGGCAGTCGCCCACGTCGCTCGCGATCGGCATGGTGCCGTGGGTCGCCATGAGGTCGTTCACCGCCGCGGCGAGGTCGGCCGGGGCGATGGGCGCGCCGTCGGCCACCAGGCCGCGCGGGTAGACCGGCCGGCTCACGGCGAAGTGGCGCGAGGTGGGGGCGGTGCGGGCGAGGAGCGCGTCCACGAGGTCGGCGAGCCGCACGCCCTGGTAGGCGTGGTAGCCGAGCTTCACCTCGCCCTCCCAGGCGTGGATGGTCTTGCGCAGGTCGATGGACCGCTCGGAGGCGCCGAAGTTGGTGTCGGAGACGAGCTCGCCGAGGAGGAAGAGCCCGTCGGAGTCCTCCACGAGGCGCGTCAGCCCCGGGTCGCCGGCCACGCCGAGGTAGGTGCCGAGGAGCGGGGCGTCGGCGCCGGTGAGCAGGCCCCGCCCCATGAAGCTCGTGACGGTCGGCACGCCGAGCCGGTGGGCCAGCTCCGCCACCTTCTCCTCGAGCCGGTAGCGGCGCACCTCGATGCCCACCATCAGCACCGGGGAGCGGGCCCGGGAGAGGCGCGCCAGCACCTCGTCGGCGCAGGCGTCGAGCACCTCGCGGTCGGGGGGCGCGGTCGGGAGCGGCGACACCTTCGCGCACGGGGCCGCCGCCATGTCGCGCGGCAGCTCGAGGTAGACCGGCAGCGACCGGTCCACGCAGGCGGCGAGCACCCGGGCGATCTCGGCCGGCGCGCGCGCCGCGTCCTCGAGCCGGGCCTGGTCGCAGGTGAGCTCGCGGAAGATCTCGAGCTGCGAGTCGAGGCTGCGGGCCTGGTGGTGCAGCAGGAGCCCGGAGCGGGACTCGCCCCGGCCCGGGCCGCCCGAGAGCACCACCAGCGGCGACCGCTCCGCGTAGGCGGCCGCCACCGCGTTGACCATGTTGAGCGCGCCGGCGCCGTAGGTGACGGCGGCCACCCCGAGCCCCTGGCCCACCCGCGCGGCGGCGTCGGCGGCGAAGCCGACCGCCGGCTCGTGCGAGAGGGTGTGGAGCGGGAGGATCCCCGACTCCTCGATGATCCGGAAGAAGGGGAGGGCGAAGTCGCCCGGGATCCCGAAGATCTGCCGGGCGCCGTGGTCGCGCAGCGCGCCGAGGAGCGACTCGGTGAGGTTCATCGGCGCGCCCTCGAGGCTACTCGCCGAGGTACGCCTTGCGGACCTCGGGCGAGTCGAGCAGCTCCTGCCCGGTGCCCTGCATCACCACCTCGCCGGTCTCGAGGACGTAGGCGCGGTGCGCGATCTGGAGGGCCTTGTGGGCGTTCTGCTCGACCAGGAGCAGCGCCACGCCCTGCGCCGAGACGTCGCGGAGCACCTGGAAGATGCGCTCCACCACCTGCGGCGCCAGGCCGAGCGACGGCTCGTCGAGGAGGAGCAGCTTGGGCCGGCTCATGAGCGCGCGCGCCACCGCGAGCATCTGCTGCTCGCCGCCGGAGAGCGTGCCCGCCACCTGGTGGAGCCGCTCCTTCAGGATCGGGAAGAGCCCGAAGAACTTCTCCATGTCCTCGGCCACGCCGTCCTTGTCGGTGCGCAGGAAGGCGCCGAGCTCCAGGTTCTCCTGCACCGTGAGGTTCAGGAAGATGCCGCGCCCCTCGGGCGCGTGGGCGAGGCCGCGGGCGACGATCTCGTGCGGCTGGAGGCGGGAGATCTCCTCGCCCTGGAACGTGACCGAGCCGGCCACCGGCCGGAGCATGCGCGAGACGGCGCGCAGGGTGGTGGTCTTGCCGGCGCCGTTCGCGCCGATGAGCGCCACCACCTGCTTGTCCGGGACCTCCAGCGAGATGCCGCGGAGCGCCTCGATGGCGCCGTAGTTGACCTGCAGGTCCTTGATCGAAAGGATGGATTCGCTCACGCTACGCGCCCTCTCCGGGGACGGAGATCTGCTTCTCGGCCAGGTACGCGTCGCCGAGGTAGGCTTCGATGACCTTCGGGTCCTTGCGCACCTTCTCCGGCGGGCCGCGCGAGATGATCACCCCGTGGTCGAGGACGACGAGCCGCTCGGACACGCCCATCACCACGCGCATGTCGTGCTCGATGATGAGGATGGCGAGGCCGAACTCGTCGCGGATCTTCCGGATGAGCTCGAGGAGCGACACCTTCTCCGAGGCGTTCATGCCGGCGGCCGGCTCGTCGAGGCAGAGGAGCTTCGGCCCGGTGGCGAGGGCGCGCGCGATCTCCAGCCGCCGCTGCTCGCCGTAGGGGAGGTTGCGCGCCAGCTCGTTGCGCCGGTGGGCGAGCCCCATGACGTCGAGGTACTCCTCGGCGCGCCGGGTGATGCTCGCCTCGTCCTTGATGAAGGCCGCGCTCCGCAGGAAGGCGGCGGTGAAGCCCGCCTCGCGCCGGTGGTGGCAGGCCACGCGGACGTTGTCCACCGCCGTGAGGTCCTTGAAGAGGCGGATGTTCTGGAACGTGCGCGCGATGCCCTTCTGGCAGATGACGTACGGGCGCAGCCCGTTCACCCGCTCGCCGCTCACGAACACGTCGCCGGAGCTCGGCGCGTAGACGCCGGTGAGGGCGTTGAAGGCGGTGGTCTTGCCGGCGCCGTTCGGGCCGATGAGGCCGACGAGCTCGCGCGGCTTGAGCTCGAGCTCGAACTCGGAGAGGGCCTTGAGGCCCCCGAACTGCATCGTGACCTTGCGGGCCTCGATGACGGGGGTGACGTTCTCGGGGGCGCTCACTGGGCGCCTCCCTCGGCGCGGCGCCGCTTGAGCCGGGGCAGCATGTCCCAGATCTCGCGGGTGCCGAAGATGCCGGTGGGGCGGGTGAGCATGAGCACGATGAGGAGGATCGAGTAGAGGACCATGCGGTACTGCTGGGCCTCGCGGAGGCCCTCGAGGGCGAAGGAGAGGACGAGCGCCGAGACGACGGAGCCCGTGACCGAGCCCATGCCGCCCAGCACCACCATGACCACGACCTCGATCGACTTCACGAAGGTGAAGGACCGGGGGGTGCAGAGCTGGATGAGGTGCACGAGCAGGCCGCCGGCCAGGCCGGCGAAGGCGGAGGAGATGACGAAGGCGCGGACCTTGTAGCCGACCGTGTCCACGCCCATCGCCTCGGCCGCCACCTCGTCCTCGCGGATGGCGAGGAGGGCGCGGCCGTGGGTCGAGCCGACGAGGCGGCGCGCCATGACCAGGGTCGCGACCACCCCCATGCCCACCCAGACGAGCGTGGTGCGGCGGGGCAGGCCGGAGATGCCGGTGGCCTGGCCGAGGAAGGGGGTGTTCTCGATGATCACCCGGATGATCTCGTTGAAGCCGAGGGTGACGATGGCGAGGTAGTCGCCCCGGAGGCGCAGCGACGGCATGCCGACGAGGAGGCCGGCGCCGGCCGCGGTGATCATGCCGGCGAGGAGCGCCAGGAAGAAGAGCACCTGATCGGACACGGCCGGCGGCAGCCCGACGAGCTGCAGGCCGCGGGTGGCGACGATGATCTTGGCCGCGGTGTAGGCGCCCACGGCCATGAAGCCGGCGTGGCCGATGGAGAACTGGCCGGTGAAGCCGTTCACCACGTTGAGGGAGACCGCCAGGATGACGTTGATCCCGGCCGCCATGAGGATGATCTGGGCCGACTTCGAGTCGGCCAGCGAGCCCTCGGCGATCCAGAGGACCGGCAGGGCCACGAGGAACGGGAGGAGCGAGCGCCCCGCGAGCTTGAGCGTGTCCACGCTTACACCTTCTCGGCGCGGACGCGCCCGAAGAGCCCGGCGGGGCGGACGAGGAGGACGAGGATCAGCATCGCGAAGGCGATGCCGTCCCGGTAGGAGGAGAGGGCGTAGCCGGCCACGAACTCCTCGGCCAGGCCGAGCACGAGCCCGCCGACCATGGCGCCGGGCACGTTGCCGATGCCGCCGAACACCGCGGCCACGAAGGCCTTGATGCCGGGGAGGAGCCCCATGAGCGGGTTGATGGTGGGGCGCGACCCGGCCACCAGCAGCGCGGCCGCGGCGGCGAGGCCCGAGCCGAGCGCGAAGGTCCAGGCGATCACCCGGTTCACGTTGATGCCCATGAGCCCGGCGACGCCGGCGTCGAAGGAGACGGCGCGCATGGCGGTGCCGAAGCGGGTTCGGTAGACCACGAACTGCAGCGCGAACATGAGCGCGACCGCCGTGGCCAGGGAGACCATGTCGTAGTTGCTGACGTGGACGCCGAACGGCTCGAAGTCCACGCGCGGGAAGGGCTCGGGGAAGAAGCGCGGCGTAGGCCCGGGCGGGAACGGCACGCTGCTGCCGATCGCCGGCGGCAGCTGGAAGCCGTACTCGAGCAGGAAGGAGACGCCGATGGCGGTGATGAGGGCCGTCAGGCGGGGGCGCTGGCGGAGCGGCCGGTAGGCGAACCGCTCGATGATGACGCCGAGGGCCCCGCAGATGACCATGGAGCCGACGAAGACGACGAGGGCCTTCCAGAGGGATGGGTGCTCGTCCACCCCCAGCCCGCGCGCGAGGTAGAGGCCGGAGAACGCCCCGACCATGTAGACGTCGCCGTGGGCGAAGTTGATGAGCTTGAGGACGCCGTAGACCATCGTGTAGCCGAGCGCGATGAGGGCGTAGATCGTCCCCACCGAGAGGCCGTTCACGAGGTGCTGGAGGAATTCTGTCACGGGATCTCTTCTAGCATCCGCCCGGGGGGGCGGGCGAGTCGGGGGAATGATGGAGGGGGCGGACCGGCCCCGCGACCGGCCCGCCCCCTCCTTGGATCAGGCGGCTACGGATTGACGGTGGCCGCGTACTTCGCGTTGTTCTTCTCGATGCCGAGCACCACCGCCGACTTCACGGCGTTGTGGTCGGCGTCGAGGGTGATCACGCCGCTCACGCCCTTGAAGCCCTTGGTCTGCTCGATGGCGTCGCGGATCGAGGGGCCGGTGAGGTCCTTGGCGCTCTCGAGCGCGTTGATGGCGACCTTGGCCGCGTCGTAGCCCAGGGTGGCGAGCGCGTCGGGGACGCTGCCGTAGGCGGCCTTGTACTTGCTCACGAACTCCTGGATCACCGGGGACGGATCCTCCGGCGTGTAGTGGTTCGAGAAGTACGAGCCGTCGAGCGCGCCCTTGGCGATCTCGTAGAGCTTGGACGAATCCCAGCCGTCGCCGCCCATGAGCGGCTGCTTCATGCCGAGCTCGCGGGCCTGGCGGGAGATGAGGGCCACGTCGGTGTAGTAGCCGGGGACGTAGATGGCCTGGGGGTTCTTGCCCTTGATGGCGGTGAGCTGGGCCTTGAAGTCCTGGTCGCCGGCCTTGTAGCTCTGGTCGGAGACGATCTTGCCGCCGAGCTCCTGGAACTTCTTCGCGAAGAAGTCGGCGAGGCCCACCGAGTAGTCGTTGCCGACGTCGCGGAGGATCGCGACGTTCTTCACCTTCAGGTTCTCGGTGGCGAACTTCGCCATCACGGTGCCCTGGAAGGGATCGATGAAGCAGACGCGGAAGACGTAGGGGCGGGTCTTGTCGCCGTCCTTGGTGACCTTGGGGTTGGTCGAGGTCGGCGAGATCATCGGGACCTGGTTCGAGTCGGCGATCGGCGCCATCGCCAGCGAGCGGCTGGAGGCCACCTCGCCGAGGAGGATGGTGGCGTGGTCCTGGGTGACGAGCCGGGTGGCGGCCACGGCGGCCTCCTCCGGCTTGCCCTGGTCGTCGAGGGTCTTCACGACGATCTGCTTGCCCTTGACGCCGCCCTTCTTGTTCTGCTCGTCCACCGCGAGCTTGATGCCCTTGTCGGTGGAGTCGCCGAAGGTGGCCTCGTTGCCCGACATCGAGCCGACGTGGCCGAAGACGATCTTGTCGCCGGCCGGCGCGGCCTGGGCGGCCTGGGGAGTTGCAGCGGGCGCCTGAGCCGGCGCGGCCTCTTCCTTCTTCTGCTGGCAGCCAACCACGGCGAAGGCCAGGGCGGCCACCGCCAACGCGCGATGAATTCTCATCGATCCTCCGGGGGTGGGGAAAACCTCTAGTGCTTAGCACGACATATCGGTGAGTCAACGAAGCCTTTTCCATAAGCGAACGTTTGTACGCCGCAGTACCCTTTCTGGGGTCGTCCGCGATCGGGAATGCCTGGGCATCGGGCAAAAGTGTGAGTGATTTCCGGGCAGCCTTTGGCCCGGCGCGTGCTGTCGTCCCTTCACTCGAGGACAATCCACTCCGCGACATCTTTAATTAGACGCGGCTCCAGAAGCTGGTATCGTGCCCAAACCATTGTGCTCGGATTGGGCAATGGGGGACTTCCACCCAGCACCTCCAGCCGCACCGGAGGGGAGAAACCAAGGAATGACCAGAACGAAGCTCATCGCCACCTTCGCCGCCTTCGGGCTCGCCCTCTCCGGGGCGGCTCGCGCCGAGGATCCGGGCGCCTTCAAGATCCCGGGCACCGACACCACCCTCAAGTTCAACGGCTTCGCCGAGGCGGCCGTGATGTACGAGCTCTCGGGCGGCTACCACGACCTGCAGACGGCCTGCGATTACTTCCTCTGCCCGAACGGGATCGCCCTCGACGGCCAGAAGACCAACGCCCCGCAGGCCGCCCTCACCGTCGCCTACTCGCGGTTCGGCCTCCAGAGCACCACGCCCTCCAGCATCGGCGCGATCGGCATGCGCTTCGAGCTCGACGCCGCCAAGGGCTACCAGCTCGCCGGCGCCTCCGACACCCACTCGGCCACCCTGCGCGTGCGCCACGCCTACGGCACCGTGGGCGACTGGCTCCTCATCGGCCAGACCTGGAGCACGTTCGCCGATCTGAACGCCTTCCCGGATCAGATGGACGAGAACCCGGTCACGAACCTCGCGGCGCTCCGCGCCCCGATGATCCGGCTGACCGCCCCGACCGGGCCGGTGAAGCTCACCCTCGCCCTCGAGGACCCGTACTACACGAGCCTCAGCAACAAGGCGAACGTGACCGCCTACGGCAACCCGTACTGGACGGTTCCGGACATCATCGGCCGCGTG from Anaeromyxobacter paludicola harbors:
- the ipdC gene encoding indolepyruvate/phenylpyruvate decarboxylase, translating into MNLTESLLGALRDHGARQIFGIPGDFALPFFRIIEESGILPLHTLSHEPAVGFAADAAARVGQGLGVAAVTYGAGALNMVNAVAAAYAERSPLVVLSGGPGRGESRSGLLLHHQARSLDSQLEIFRELTCDQARLEDAARAPAEIARVLAACVDRSLPVYLELPRDMAAAPCAKVSPLPTAPPDREVLDACADEVLARLSRARSPVLMVGIEVRRYRLEEKVAELAHRLGVPTVTSFMGRGLLTGADAPLLGTYLGVAGDPGLTRLVEDSDGLFLLGELVSDTNFGASERSIDLRKTIHAWEGEVKLGYHAYQGVRLADLVDALLARTAPTSRHFAVSRPVYPRGLVADGAPIAPADLAAAVNDLMATHGTMPIASDVGDCLFTAMDVDQTELVAPGYYATMGFGVPAGLGLQAATGRRPLVLVGDGAFQMTGWELGNCRRLGFDPIVLVFNNQSWEMLRTFQPQSRFNDLDDWKFAEMAAGLGGDGVRVRTRAELAQALARAAATRGRFQLVEAMIPRGVLSPTLKNFVEGVKRLNAGKA
- a CDS encoding ABC transporter ATP-binding protein gives rise to the protein MSESILSIKDLQVNYGAIEALRGISLEVPDKQVVALIGANGAGKTTTLRAVSRMLRPVAGSVTFQGEEISRLQPHEIVARGLAHAPEGRGIFLNLTVQENLELGAFLRTDKDGVAEDMEKFFGLFPILKERLHQVAGTLSGGEQQMLAVARALMSRPKLLLLDEPSLGLAPQVVERIFQVLRDVSAQGVALLLVEQNAHKALQIAHRAYVLETGEVVMQGTGQELLDSPEVRKAYLGE
- a CDS encoding ABC transporter ATP-binding protein, with the translated sequence MQFGGLKALSEFELELKPRELVGLIGPNGAGKTTAFNALTGVYAPSSGDVFVSGERVNGLRPYVICQKGIARTFQNIRLFKDLTAVDNVRVACHHRREAGFTAAFLRSAAFIKDEASITRRAEEYLDVMGLAHRRNELARNLPYGEQRRLEIARALATGPKLLCLDEPAAGMNASEKVSLLELIRKIRDEFGLAILIIEHDMRVVMGVSERLVVLDHGVIISRGPPEKVRKDPKVIEAYLGDAYLAEKQISVPGEGA
- a CDS encoding branched-chain amino acid ABC transporter permease, whose translation is MDTLKLAGRSLLPFLVALPVLWIAEGSLADSKSAQIILMAAGINVILAVSLNVVNGFTGQFSIGHAGFMAVGAYTAAKIIVATRGLQLVGLPPAVSDQVLFFLALLAGMITAAGAGLLVGMPSLRLRGDYLAIVTLGFNEIIRVIIENTPFLGQATGISGLPRRTTLVWVGMGVVATLVMARRLVGSTHGRALLAIREDEVAAEAMGVDTVGYKVRAFVISSAFAGLAGGLLVHLIQLCTPRSFTFVKSIEVVVMVVLGGMGSVTGSVVSALVLSFALEGLREAQQYRMVLYSILLIVLMLTRPTGIFGTREIWDMLPRLKRRRAEGGAQ
- a CDS encoding branched-chain amino acid ABC transporter permease; amino-acid sequence: MTEFLQHLVNGLSVGTIYALIALGYTMVYGVLKLINFAHGDVYMVGAFSGLYLARGLGVDEHPSLWKALVVFVGSMVICGALGVIIERFAYRPLRQRPRLTALITAIGVSFLLEYGFQLPPAIGSSVPFPPGPTPRFFPEPFPRVDFEPFGVHVSNYDMVSLATAVALMFALQFVVYRTRFGTAMRAVSFDAGVAGLMGINVNRVIAWTFALGSGLAAAAALLVAGSRPTINPLMGLLPGIKAFVAAVFGGIGNVPGAMVGGLVLGLAEEFVAGYALSSYRDGIAFAMLILVLLVRPAGLFGRVRAEKV
- a CDS encoding ABC transporter substrate-binding protein → MRIHRALAVAALAFAVVGCQQKKEEAAPAQAPAATPQAAQAAPAGDKIVFGHVGSMSGNEATFGDSTDKGIKLAVDEQNKKGGVKGKQIVVKTLDDQGKPEEAAVAATRLVTQDHATILLGEVASSRSLAMAPIADSNQVPMISPTSTNPKVTKDGDKTRPYVFRVCFIDPFQGTVMAKFATENLKVKNVAILRDVGNDYSVGLADFFAKKFQELGGKIVSDQSYKAGDQDFKAQLTAIKGKNPQAIYVPGYYTDVALISRQARELGMKQPLMGGDGWDSSKLYEIAKGALDGSYFSNHYTPEDPSPVIQEFVSKYKAAYGSVPDALATLGYDAAKVAINALESAKDLTGPSIRDAIEQTKGFKGVSGVITLDADHNAVKSAVVLGIEKNNAKYAATVNP
- a CDS encoding DcaP family trimeric outer membrane transporter, giving the protein MTRTKLIATFAAFGLALSGAARAEDPGAFKIPGTDTTLKFNGFAEAAVMYELSGGYHDLQTACDYFLCPNGIALDGQKTNAPQAALTVAYSRFGLQSTTPSSIGAIGMRFELDAAKGYQLAGASDTHSATLRVRHAYGTVGDWLLIGQTWSTFADLNAFPDQMDENPVTNLAALRAPMIRLTAPTGPVKLTLALEDPYYTSLSNKANVTAYGNPYWTVPDIIGRVDVPFSMGSFSVRGVAKQYKNDVASKFGFGGAVGAAFNIGGDALVLDVSGGPGIGTYIYGTTLDAPEDVVVAGTDMKLWTVVGASLGFTHNWTPQVASNLIGSGTWTKDDSDVKAAVEAASAGSYGGFNKSVYTAGFNTRYSPAKSFWVGAEFYYNRRETFSGAKGEEWRGELVSHFNLF